In a genomic window of uncultured Sphaerochaeta sp.:
- a CDS encoding histidine phosphatase family protein: MSIFVIRHAQKSMGEYHQQGLKFNDQPITEAGFASARRLGDFFRPIDIASIHVSEYLRTQQTIAYVANEKGLVPIIDSRINEIDIGCIEMMSDEQIQTQFPQFWDDYHARTHEFRMPGGETGEEAGKRIRSLFDSLDKTKHHILSTHEGLTRILLCSVLGIPPYKRHLFTIDYASITVFTYAQEFGCWTVPKVNMVLGNKEES; encoded by the coding sequence ATGAGCATATTCGTAATCCGCCATGCCCAGAAGTCGATGGGTGAGTATCATCAGCAAGGGCTCAAGTTCAATGACCAGCCGATCACCGAAGCAGGCTTTGCCAGTGCACGCAGGCTCGGAGATTTCTTTCGCCCCATCGATATTGCTTCCATCCATGTCAGCGAGTATCTCAGGACGCAGCAGACCATTGCCTATGTTGCGAACGAGAAAGGTCTGGTCCCCATCATCGACAGCCGGATCAACGAGATTGATATCGGCTGCATTGAGATGATGAGTGATGAGCAGATCCAAACTCAGTTTCCCCAGTTCTGGGATGACTATCATGCAAGGACACATGAGTTTCGCATGCCCGGTGGGGAGACTGGGGAAGAAGCGGGAAAACGCATCAGAAGCCTCTTTGACTCTTTGGACAAGACCAAGCACCACATTCTCTCAACCCATGAGGGGCTGACTCGCATTCTGCTTTGTTCTGTGCTGGGCATTCCTCCCTACAAGCGCCATCTCTTTACCATCGATTATGCATCCATCACGGTCTTTACGTATGCACAGGAGTTTGGTTGTTGGACAGTACCCAAGGTGAATATGGTGTTGGGAAATAAGGAGGAGTCATGA
- the hisIE gene encoding bifunctional phosphoribosyl-AMP cyclohydrolase/phosphoribosyl-ATP diphosphatase HisIE yields the protein MGLDFAKQGGLIPAIIQDAVTRRVLMLGYMNEESLKLTRDRGLVTFWSRSREKLWTKGETSGNYLQVREIIEDCDNDTLLIKAVPTGPVCHTGSDTCFNEANDPAQVSSSEFLFYLEEVIHDRRDFPQEGSYTNHLFSRGLNKIAQKVGEEAVELIIESKDDNKNLFLGEAADLMYHFLVLLAQKDVQLSEVIEVLKGRHSR from the coding sequence ATGGGACTTGATTTTGCAAAACAAGGGGGTTTGATCCCTGCCATCATCCAGGATGCAGTGACCCGCAGGGTACTGATGCTTGGCTATATGAACGAGGAATCACTCAAATTGACGCGTGACCGCGGTTTGGTCACCTTCTGGTCACGGAGCCGGGAAAAGCTGTGGACAAAGGGTGAGACCAGTGGGAACTACCTGCAGGTACGCGAGATCATCGAGGATTGTGACAATGACACCTTGCTCATCAAGGCTGTTCCTACCGGTCCTGTCTGTCATACCGGCAGCGATACGTGTTTCAATGAGGCAAACGATCCTGCGCAGGTTTCCTCCTCTGAGTTCCTTTTCTATCTTGAGGAAGTCATTCACGATCGTCGCGATTTTCCCCAAGAAGGTTCCTACACAAATCATCTGTTCAGCCGTGGCTTGAACAAGATTGCCCAGAAGGTGGGCGAAGAGGCCGTCGAGCTCATCATAGAGAGCAAGGACGACAACAAGAACCTCTTCCTCGGGGAAGCTGCCGACCTTATGTACCACTTCCTGGTCCTCCTTGCCCAGAAGGATGTGCAGCTTTCGGAGGTCATCGAAGTCCTCAAGGGCCGTCACAGCCGATAA